One Pyrenophora tritici-repentis strain M4 chromosome 5, whole genome shotgun sequence DNA window includes the following coding sequences:
- a CDS encoding CoaA, Panthothenate kinase: MANDSEVDTIPTAILDLVRRTERLLVRQASNPSQRMLVALAGVPGSGKSTVSEALLAELAKQGVQDVAAVPMDGFHYTREVLSTFENSELAFKRRGAPFTFDAEGCVKLVKLLKSTPVTVRGEDDLCIAAPSFDHALKDPVQEGVRISSRIRLVIIEGNYTLLRQSPWDQIAEICDERWFVDAPPEKVRVRLAQRHLAAGIETSMPAAIARAEENDIPNGELIRSMLMKPDVIIQN, from the exons ATGGCCAACGACTCCGAAGTGGATACCATCCCGACAGCGATCCTTGATTTGGTCAGGCGCACGGAAAGGCTTCTCGTGCGCCAAGCATCTAACCCCAGTCAACGCATGCTCGTTGCGCTTGCAGGTGTGCCTGGTTCGGGAAAGTCTACAGTATCTGAAGCGCTCCTAGCCGAGCTCGCGAAACAAGGTGTACAAGATGTCGCTGCCGTGCCCATG GATGGCTTTCATTACACTCGGGAAGTTTTATCGACTTTTGAAAATTCCGAACTGGCCTTTAAAAGACGTGGCGCTCCGTTCACGTTCGATGCCGAGGGATGCGTAAAGCTTGTGAAATTGCTTAAATCAACGCCTGTCACTGTGCGGGGTGAAGATGATTTGTGTATTGCTGCGCCTAGCTTTGATCATGCACTCAAGGATCCAGTGCAGGAGGGTGTCCGTATCTCTTCTCGTATCCGACTTGTGATTATAGAAGGCAACTACACTCTTCTAAGACAGAGTCCGTGGGATCAAATTGCAGAGATCTGCGACGAAAG ATGGTTTGTCGATGCGCCTCCGGAGAAGGTTCGTGTTCGCTTAGCGCAGCGTCACCTTGCTGCTGGGATCGAGACATCGATGCCGGCTGCCATTGCGAGGGCCGAAGAGAATGACATCCCGAATGGCGAGTTGATACGGTCGATGCTCATGAAGCCGGACGTCATCATTCAAAATTGA
- a CDS encoding FusA, Translation elongation factors (GTPase), with the protein MYSCEIQASTDVLGRVYAVLTRRRGTILSETLSSTSSASTTGSQTFTINALLPVAESFGFSDEIRKRSSGSASPQLRFAGFEMLDEDPFWVPFTEDQLEDLGELADRENVAKRYVDKVRRRKGLRVQGEKVVVDAEKQKTLKR; encoded by the coding sequence ATGTACAGCTGCGAAATCCAAGCCTCAACCGACGTCCTCGGCCGCGTCTACGCCGTTCTCACACGCCGCCGCGGTACTATTCTTTCGGAAACTTTGTCCTCTACTTCTTCGGCTAGTACCACGGGTTCTCAGACTTTCACTATCAACGCGTTGTTGCCTGTAGCAGAGAGTTTCGGCTTCAGCGATGAGATTAGGAAGAGGAGCTCCGGTAGCGCGAGTCCGCAGTTGAGGTTCGCGGGCTTTGAGATGTTGGATGAGGATCCGTTTTGGGTCCCGTTTACGGAGGATCAGCTTGAGGATTTGGGTGAGTTGGCGGATAGGGAGAATGTGGCGAAGAGGTATGTGGATAAGGTGAGAAGGAGGAAGGGGTTGAGGGTGCAGGGTGAGAAGGTTGTTGTTGATGCGGAGAAGCAGAAGACGTTGAAGAGGTAG
- a CDS encoding FusA, Translation elongation factors (GTPase) — protein sequence MPVVPSDKLVSLQQAADGIRNICILAHVDHGKTSLTDALIATNGIISPKLAGKIRYLDSRPDEQLRGITMESSAISLYFSLLRRSAPDAQPEQKEFLINLIDSPGHIDFSYEVSTASRLCDGAVVLVDAVEGVCSQTVTVLRQTWIEKLKPLLVINKMDRLITELKMSPGEAYTHLSKLLEQVNAVMGSFYQGERMEDDLRWREKMEERLNAAAEKTDTRSSSIQESADSIDMTNTPAEYEEKDDEDIYFAPEKNNVIFGSAIDGWAFTVRQFASLYEKKLGIKRSILEKVLWGDFYLDPKTKRVLSSKHLKGRHLKPMFVQLVLDNVWAVYEATTGGSNGKGDPTMVEKITKSLNLNVPAHIMRSRDPRALLMALFAAWLPLSTALLVSVTEYLPPPSKAQTERMPDIIDSSPGADYVAPEVRDAMVNFNASKDAPVVAYVSKMISVPSSELPQNKRRGGALTAEEAREMGRKKRAEIARQQALANGEKADVSSVTDALGSTTISETETPVEETPVPDEEAEHLIGFARMFSGTLSVGDEVYVLGPKFTPANPHAAPEPQKVKITALYLMMGRGLEPLTTVPAGVVFGIGGLEGHLLKSGTLCSQLPGSLNLAGIQMGSEPIVRVALEPENPYDLDKMIKGLKLLVQSDPCAEYEQLPSGEHVILTAGELHLERCLKDLKERFAKCEIQAGEPIVPYRESIVAAAEMAPLKDPNLPRGTVIGETASKHVSVRLRVRPLPQPVTEFLSKNAGAIKKLYSERRAEDEGEHAPHRVHGAENDGIQEAEQREIGQSLSFDEFKKQLKQAFAEVKGQKEIWTDVIEKITAFGPRRIGPNILVDATKDGISSVTPPRPPPEDTPETTSTTTLTPHAFASTIAYAFQLATAQGPCCAEPVQGIAVFLEDS from the exons ATGCCCGTCGTTCCCAGCGACAAGCTGGTGTCACTTCAACAGGCGGCCGATGGAATTAGGAACATCTGCATTCTCGCCCATGTC GACCATGGCAAGACGTCACTCACAGACGCCCTCATCGCCACCAATGGCATCATTTCGCCCAAGCTCGCCGGCAAGATCCGCTACCTCGACTCCAGGCCGGATGAGCAGCTGCGCGGTATCACCATGGAGTCGTCGGCCATTTCGCTATACTTTTCACTACTCCGCCGGTCTGCGCCCGACGCCCAGCCCGAGCAAAAAGAGTTTTTGATAAACTTGATAGACTCGCCCGGTCATATAGACTTCAGCTACGAAGTCTCTACAGCATCACGTCTGTGCGATGGCGCCGTCGTGCTCGTAGACGCCGTAGAGGGCGTGTGTAGTCAGACCGTGACCGTGTTGCGCCAGACGTGGATAGAGAAGCTCAAGCCTTTGCTCGTCATTAACAAGATGGACCGGCTAATCACAGAACTGAAGATGAGTCCAGGAGAGGCATACACACATCTGAGCAAGTTGCTCGAACAGGTAAACGCCGTCATGGGCAGTTTCTATCAAGGCGAGCGCATGGAGGACGATCTCCGGTGGCGCGAGAAGATGGAAGAGCGACTAAACGCTGCAGCCGAAAAGACTGACACACGTTCATCATCCATACAAGAGTCCGCTGATAGCATTGACATGACCAACACGCCCGCTGAATACGAAGAAAAGGACGACGAAGACATTTACTTTGCCCCTGAGAAGAACAACGTCATTTTTGGCAGTGCCATTGACGGCTGGGCCTTTACGGTAAGACAGTTTGCGAGTCTGTATGAAAAGAAATTAGGCATCAAACGTTCCATCCTCGAAAAGGTACTCTGGGGCGACTTCTACTTAGATCCCAAGACCAAGCGAGTGCTCAGTTCCAAGCATCTTAAAGGCCGACATCTGAAGCCCATGTTCGTACAGCTCGTCCTAGACAACGTATGGGCCGTCTACGAGGCTACTACGGGAGGTAGCAACGGGAAGGG AGATCCTACCATGGTCGAGAAGATTACCAAGTCGCTCAATCTCAATGTCCCAGCACACATTATGCGGTCTCGCGATCCGAGAGCACTCTTAATGGCACTATTTGCAGCGTGGCTGCCCTTGTCCACTGCCCTGTTGGTGTCTGTTACTGAGTACCTTCCTCCGCCTTCCAAAGCGCAAACCGAACGCATGCCCGATATTATCGATAGCTCTCCTGGCGCCGACTACGTAGCTCCAGAAGTACGCGATGCAATGGTCAACTTCAACGCCTCCAAAGATGCCCCCGTCGTGGCTTATGTCAGCAAGATGATTTCCGTCCCGTCTAGCGAACTTCCACAAAACAAGCGGCGGGGCGGCGCACTCACGGCTGAAGAGGCAAGGGAGATGggtagaaagaagagagcGGAGATAGCACGGCAGCAGGCACTTGCAAACGGCGAGAAAGCAGATGTCAGCAGCGTCACCGACGCTCTGGGCTCCACTACTATCAGCGAGACTGAGACGCCTGTTGAAGAGACTCCTGTGCCTGATGAAGAGGCAGAACATTTGATTGGATTTGCCCGTATGTTTTCGGGTACCCTTAGTGTTGGCGACGAGGTTTACGTTCTTGGACCGAAATTCACTCCTGCAAATCCTCACGCCGCTCCGGAGCCACAAAAGGTCAAAATTACTGCTCTATATCTGATGATGGGACGTGGCCTCGAGCCTTTGACGACGGTACCCGCAGGTGTCGTTTTTGGTATCGGTGGGCTCGAGGGCCACCTTCTGAAGTCTGGCACACTCTGTTCGCAGCTTCCCGGATCGCTCAATCTCGCTGGTATTCAGATGGGTAGTGAGCCTATTGTGCGTGTTGCGCTAGAACCCGAGAACCCTTACGATTTGGATAAGATGATCAAGGGATTGAAACTTCTCGTGCAGAGCGATCCATGTGCGGAGTATGAGCAGCTGCCTAGCGGAGAGCACGTTATTCTTACAGCCGGTGAGCTTCATCTCGAGAGATGTCTGAAGGATCTCAAGGAGCGATTCGCAAAGTGCGAGATACAAGCTGGCGAACCAATTGTACCGTACCGCGAGTCCATTGTCGCCGCCGCTGAGATGGCTCCGCTAAAAGACCCAAACCTTCCCCGAGGCACTGTCATCGGAGAAACAGCAAGCAAGCACGTGTCCGTCAGGCTGCGAGTCCGCCCGCTCCCACAACCCGTAACCGAGTTCCTAAGCAAGAATGCTGGTGCAATCAAGAAGTTGTATTCCGAACGCCGTGCTGAAGACGAAGGCGAACATGCACCACACCGTGTTCACGGCGCCGAAAACGACGGCATCCAAGAGGCAGAACAACGAGAAATCGGCCAGAGTCTAAGTTTCGACGAGTTTAAGAAACAGCTCAAACAAGCTTTTGCAGAGGTCAAGGGTCAAAAGGAGATTTGGACCGATGTGATTGAGAAAATTACTGCATTTGGACCGCGTCGTATTGGCCCCAATATCCTCGTTGATGCGACCAAAGATGGGATAT CCTCCGTGACTCCACCTCGCCCACCCCCCGAAGATACGCCCGAAACCACGTCAACCACAACCCTAACCCCCCACGCCTTCGCCTCCACAATAGCTTACGCCTTCCAACTCGCCACCGCTCAAGGCCCCTGCTGCGCCGAGCCCGTCCAAGGCATCGCCGTCTTCCTCGAAGAC TCATAA
- a CDS encoding PH domain containing protein, with product MEHVFGIFSPARNYHLGAMTDKDAQEWVDLIRTEARIGAEEAEMSVMGPTAGRPKFAGFGRAATRDNIVSSSSEAEPRPSSSITPEQMHSARRPSQALNYSGGERGSISDFDFSDSNFQASVNSLPRASHQKGNLSQQSNIGSTPGDERVVYHGWLYVLKSKGGVRQWKKIWVVLRPKCLAFYKTNDEYSATHIIPFTSIIDAVDIDPVSRSKQYCMQVICEEKNFKFCASDENSLAEWLGAFKSLLVKKKEAQSKRTQQPATNAVIVHPLQKALLPSPMSAQQPLAMK from the coding sequence ATGGAGCACGTGTTCGGCATCTTCTCGCCCGCACGCAACTACCACCTCGGCGCCATGACTGACAAGGACGCGCAGGAGTGGGTGGACCTCATACGGACAGAGGCAAGAATAGGTGCCGAAGAGGCTGAAATGTCCGTTATGGGCCCCACAGCCGGAAGGCCCAAGTTTGCCGGCTTCGGCAGGGCGGCTACGAGAGACAACATAGTCTCGAGCTCTTCAGAGGCCGAGCCCAGACCCTCGAGCTCCATAACCCCAGAGCAGATGCATAGTGCCCGACGGCCCTCGCAGGCTCTCAACTACTCGGGTGGCGAGCGCGGCTCCATCTCCGACTTTGACTTCTCCGATAGCAACTTCCAAGCTTCCGTCAACTCACTCCCCAGGGCCTCGCACCAAAAAGGCAACCTTAGCCAGCAGAGCAACATCGGCTCCACACCCGGCGACGAGCGCGTAGTCTACCACGGCTGGCTCTATGTCCTCAAGTCCAAAGGGGGCGTGCGCCAGTGGAAGAAGATCTGGGTCGTATTGCGGCCCAAGTGTCTTGCCTTTTACAAGACAAACGACGAGTACTCAGCAACGCACATAATCCCCTTTACGAGCATCATCGACGCCGTCGACATAGACCCTGTCTCCCGTAGCAAGCAATACTGCATGCAAGTGATATGCGAGGAGAAGAACTTCAAGTTCTGTGCATCCGACGAGAACTCGCTAGCAGAGTGGCTCGGCGCATTCAAAAGCTTGCTGGTCAAGAAGAAAGAGGCCCAGTCCAAGCGCACTCAACAGCCAGCCACCAACGCCGTAATCGTACACCCGCTGCAGAAGGCTTTGCTGCCCTCACCCATGTCTGCACAGCAGCCGCTTGCCATGAAATGA